The following are encoded together in the Streptomyces rapamycinicus NRRL 5491 genome:
- a CDS encoding FAD-dependent monooxygenase → MPTRPGRSSDTVGQHGLVLGGGFAGMLTAHVLAEYMDSVTVVERDVPPDGPQPRKGVPQARHSHLLMGAGARAVEELLPGTLTAWSEAGAHLLSAPGDVAFLTKFGWLPRTRHEEFVVCCGRDLLDWVVRRRVLGDGRVRLLPHTEVVGLLGDASRVTGARVRDRGTGRSAEVEASFVVAATGRSSHVETWLEGLGLPPVPEELVDAGTAYATRLFRPTPEMHRSTPGIVMIANVTGEATGGVLLPLEDGRWSATVIGMRGSEPPAGEAEFLDFAKRLSHPGLSELITDAVPLGPSRGFRGLLNRRLRFDRLPRHPERFVALGDAACVLNPSHAHGMAVAAFGVAALRDRLRRHGNVPGLARGVQRSVARAAETAWQLSVGDDLRHPTVIGPRPSAAARLQNAYADRVLRTATTNPAVARSLVDVMALARPVTSLAAPRVLLPALGGRGRSASVTPADPLAPRGPDAPPRSA, encoded by the coding sequence ATGCCGACACGGCCCGGCCGGAGTTCAGACACAGTCGGTCAGCACGGCCTCGTCCTCGGCGGCGGATTCGCCGGCATGCTGACGGCGCACGTCCTGGCCGAGTACATGGACTCCGTCACCGTCGTGGAGCGCGATGTCCCGCCCGATGGTCCCCAACCCCGCAAGGGGGTCCCCCAGGCCCGCCACTCGCACCTGTTGATGGGAGCCGGCGCCCGGGCGGTCGAGGAGCTGCTGCCCGGTACCCTGACGGCTTGGTCGGAGGCCGGCGCCCATCTGCTGAGCGCGCCCGGCGACGTGGCCTTCCTGACCAAGTTCGGCTGGCTGCCACGCACCCGGCACGAGGAGTTCGTGGTGTGCTGCGGACGCGACCTGCTCGACTGGGTGGTACGGCGCCGGGTCCTGGGCGACGGGCGCGTCCGTCTCCTGCCGCATACCGAGGTGGTCGGTCTCCTCGGCGATGCCTCGCGGGTGACCGGTGCCCGGGTGCGCGACCGCGGCACCGGCCGGTCCGCCGAGGTCGAGGCGAGCTTCGTCGTGGCGGCCACGGGCCGTTCCTCGCACGTGGAGACGTGGCTGGAGGGCCTCGGCCTGCCGCCGGTGCCGGAGGAGCTGGTCGACGCGGGCACCGCCTACGCCACGCGGCTGTTCCGCCCCACTCCCGAGATGCACCGCAGCACCCCCGGCATCGTCATGATCGCCAACGTCACCGGGGAGGCCACGGGCGGAGTGCTGCTCCCGCTGGAAGACGGCCGGTGGTCGGCGACGGTGATCGGGATGCGCGGATCCGAACCCCCCGCGGGGGAGGCGGAGTTCCTCGACTTCGCCAAGCGCCTGTCCCATCCGGGGCTGTCCGAACTGATAACCGACGCGGTCCCGCTGGGTCCCAGCCGCGGTTTTCGCGGCCTGTTGAACCGGCGGCTGCGGTTCGACCGTCTCCCCCGGCACCCGGAACGGTTTGTGGCACTTGGAGACGCGGCGTGCGTCCTCAACCCCTCACACGCACACGGCATGGCGGTGGCCGCGTTCGGCGTGGCGGCCCTGCGGGACCGGCTGCGGCGGCACGGCAACGTTCCCGGTCTCGCCAGGGGCGTCCAGCGCTCCGTCGCCCGAGCCGCCGAGACCGCCTGGCAGCTGTCCGTCGGCGACGACCTGCGCCACCCCACCGTGATCGGCCCGCGCCCCTCGGCTGCGGCTCGGCTGCAGAACGCCTACGCCGACCGCGTGCTGCGCACCGCCACCACCAACCCGGCCGTGGCGCGCTCGCTGGTGGACGTCATGGCGCTGGCCAGGCCGGTGACATCGCTGGCCGCGCCTCGGGTCCTGCTCCCGGCGCTGGGCGGGCGGGGCCGTTCCGCCTCCGTCACACCGGCCGACCCGCTGGCACCCCGTGGTCCGGATGCTCCGCCCCGGTCCGCTTGA
- a CDS encoding flavin reductase family protein codes for MTTEPAGRAGSTGPPADLRTLMAAFPTGVSIVTATARDDTTWGMTCTSLCSVSLDPPMLLVCLRCGSPTLDAICESGLFAVNLLHGQAQPTAELFASGAPDRFERIIWHAKDGAAGPHLTGSSHTIADCSVFSTQVVGDHTVVLGKVDLVTPIRAQHPLLYGLRGYASWPGPAPSPSRIPPERTAKLNSAPNPRKHSDR; via the coding sequence ATGACAACCGAACCGGCCGGTCGCGCGGGCTCCACCGGCCCGCCCGCCGATCTGCGCACCCTCATGGCGGCTTTCCCCACCGGGGTCTCCATCGTCACCGCCACGGCCCGCGACGACACCACCTGGGGGATGACCTGCACCTCCTTGTGCAGTGTCTCGCTCGACCCGCCGATGCTGCTGGTGTGCCTCAGATGCGGCAGTCCCACGCTGGACGCCATCTGCGAAAGCGGCCTGTTCGCCGTCAACCTGCTGCACGGACAGGCCCAGCCGACGGCCGAGCTCTTCGCCTCGGGAGCCCCGGACCGCTTCGAGCGCATCATCTGGCACGCCAAGGACGGCGCTGCCGGACCCCATCTGACGGGCTCGTCGCACACCATCGCCGACTGCTCCGTGTTCAGTACGCAGGTGGTCGGCGACCACACGGTGGTGCTCGGCAAGGTCGACCTGGTCACACCGATTCGCGCCCAGCACCCGCTGCTGTACGGCCTGCGCGGTTACGCCTCCTGGCCGGGGCCCGCCCCATCGCCGTCAAGAATTCCGCCAGAGCGTACGGCGAAGCTGAACTCGGCCCCGAACCCGAGGAAGCACAGTGATCGCTGA
- a CDS encoding AfsR/SARP family transcriptional regulator, translating to MPTTGEPLRIQLLGPIRAWRDGTEVLTGPPKQRAVLGLLASRAGEVVCVEHIIDAVWGSDIPQSAANGVHTYVAGLRRVLDPGRGRRGSSSVLTSASGGYCLRVATDGVDATLFARRHAAARRADAEGDTATALRLYADALSLWRGGAYSGIPGPFAAMERTRLQDLRLTAIEEWAGGMLASGRQAEAVADLSAAVAEEPLRERLCWLLMLALYRSDRQAHALAVYGETRRLLSRELGIEPSAELRSLHQRILTGRTEPTVGGPTAQVPPADTETVVATPLRPAQLPPLARGFVGRAKELTRMEKLLDESCSQQGATTPVVVADGPASVGKTAFVLRLAHRLLDRFPDGQLYVDLCGTSLRARPLSAADALEQLLRSLGVEGSRIPAGLAGRASLYRSLLHGRHMLVVLDDAPNADQLRPLIPPGPSCVLATSRQRLTGLAVRDGAHLVRLGPLDEGESAGLLADLSGGRLNGQDPVALRLVRLCGGLPLALRIAAEQLAASPDVPPASLVEQYAAERGRLDRLAVEDDASASVRTVFETSYLALPAEAARMFRYLGLYQGGTFTVGCAAALAGTGRATARRLLDLLVDSHLLEEARRHKYRFHDLIRIFAAECAEREPLPLREAALTRLLQAEQPVPERRVAQAADRDEAWAGALPL from the coding sequence ATGCCAACCACGGGGGAACCCCTGCGGATTCAGCTTCTGGGGCCGATACGTGCCTGGCGGGACGGCACGGAGGTCCTGACGGGCCCGCCCAAACAACGTGCCGTCCTGGGCCTGCTGGCCAGCCGGGCGGGCGAGGTCGTGTGCGTCGAGCACATCATCGACGCCGTCTGGGGCAGTGACATCCCACAAAGTGCCGCCAACGGCGTGCACACCTATGTGGCCGGGCTGCGCCGCGTCCTCGACCCGGGACGAGGCAGAAGGGGAAGCAGCTCGGTGCTCACATCGGCCTCCGGCGGCTACTGCCTGCGCGTGGCCACGGACGGAGTGGACGCCACGCTCTTCGCCCGGCGCCATGCCGCCGCTCGCCGGGCCGATGCCGAGGGCGACACCGCGACGGCCCTGCGGCTGTACGCGGACGCCCTGTCGCTATGGCGCGGCGGCGCCTACTCCGGCATCCCCGGACCGTTCGCCGCCATGGAACGCACCCGCCTGCAGGACCTCAGGCTCACGGCCATCGAGGAGTGGGCCGGGGGCATGCTGGCCTCCGGGCGGCAGGCCGAGGCGGTCGCCGACCTGTCCGCGGCCGTGGCCGAGGAGCCCCTGCGGGAAAGGCTGTGCTGGCTGCTGATGCTCGCCCTGTACCGCAGCGACCGCCAGGCCCACGCTCTCGCGGTGTACGGCGAGACCCGACGGCTGCTCAGCCGGGAACTGGGCATCGAGCCCAGCGCCGAGCTGCGCAGTCTCCACCAGCGGATTCTGACCGGGCGGACGGAGCCCACCGTGGGCGGCCCGACCGCCCAAGTGCCGCCCGCCGACACCGAAACCGTCGTGGCGACGCCTCTCCGGCCCGCTCAGCTCCCTCCGCTGGCCCGAGGGTTCGTGGGCCGTGCCAAGGAACTGACCCGAATGGAGAAGCTGCTGGACGAGTCGTGCTCACAGCAGGGCGCCACCACCCCGGTCGTCGTGGCCGACGGCCCTGCCAGCGTGGGCAAGACGGCGTTCGTCCTGCGGCTGGCACACCGGTTGCTGGATCGTTTTCCCGACGGCCAGCTCTATGTCGACCTGTGCGGCACCAGCCTGCGCGCCAGACCGCTGAGCGCCGCCGACGCCCTCGAACAACTGCTGCGCAGCCTCGGCGTCGAGGGCAGCCGGATCCCCGCCGGTCTGGCCGGGCGGGCGTCCTTGTACCGCAGTCTGCTGCATGGCAGGCACATGCTGGTGGTGCTCGACGACGCCCCGAACGCCGATCAGCTACGGCCCCTCATCCCCCCGGGCCCGTCCTGTGTGTTGGCCACCAGCCGTCAGCGGCTGACCGGCCTGGCCGTGCGGGACGGTGCGCATCTGGTCCGGCTCGGACCGCTGGACGAAGGCGAGTCGGCGGGGCTGCTGGCCGACCTGAGCGGTGGCCGGCTAAACGGGCAGGACCCGGTCGCACTGCGGCTGGTGAGGCTGTGCGGCGGGCTGCCGCTGGCACTGCGCATCGCCGCGGAGCAGCTGGCCGCGAGTCCGGATGTGCCGCCCGCCTCACTGGTCGAGCAGTACGCCGCCGAGCGCGGCCGGCTCGACCGCCTCGCCGTGGAGGACGACGCCTCCGCCAGCGTGCGAACCGTCTTCGAGACGTCGTACCTGGCCCTGCCCGCCGAAGCGGCGCGGATGTTCCGCTACCTGGGCCTTTACCAGGGTGGCACGTTCACGGTCGGATGTGCGGCCGCGCTCGCCGGCACCGGCCGGGCCACCGCCCGCCGGCTGCTCGATCTGCTGGTCGACAGCCATCTGCTGGAGGAGGCGCGCCGACACAAGTACCGGTTCCACGACCTGATCCGGATCTTCGCCGCCGAGTGCGCCGAGCGGGAACCGCTGCCGCTGCGCGAGGCGGCCCTCACCCGGCTGCTCCAGGCGGAGCAGCCGGTACCGGAACGGCGGGTGGCACAGGCCGCGGACCGCGACGAGGCGTGGGCCGGGGCACTGCCCCTGTGA
- a CDS encoding cytochrome P450 family protein, which produces MASETPLDLAALGDDFARDPYPVYERLRAQGPVHRVRMPEGAEVWLVVGHADARAALTDPRLSKQWENAADSFPIKSPSGSHMMNSDAPRHTRLRKLVAREFTPRRIEALRPRVQEITDELLDKMLAAPDGRADLVDSFSFPLPMSVICELLGVPFLDQAEVRRWADAAISSQDPTERRAAAADAARFIAALVEEKRTRPGEDLLSALIRTVDEDGDRLTMDELMGTVFLLIVAGHETTTNLIGNGVYALLRHPEQLAALRADFSLLDGAVEEMLRYDGAVESATFRFATEPFEMGGHRIAAGEAVMVDLNAANRDGARFPDPDRFDIRRATAGHVAFGHGIHHCLGAPLARMEARIAIRSLLERCPRLGLDAQPHQVMWRHGILVRGPHHLPIRCTTS; this is translated from the coding sequence TTGGCCAGTGAGACCCCCCTCGATCTCGCCGCGCTGGGCGACGACTTCGCCCGGGACCCCTATCCGGTCTACGAACGACTGCGGGCGCAGGGCCCGGTGCACCGGGTCCGGATGCCCGAGGGCGCCGAGGTCTGGCTTGTCGTGGGCCACGCGGACGCCCGCGCCGCGCTCACCGACCCCCGGCTGTCCAAACAGTGGGAGAACGCCGCGGACTCCTTCCCGATCAAGAGTCCTTCGGGCAGTCACATGATGAACTCCGACGCACCGCGCCACACCCGGCTGCGCAAGCTGGTGGCGAGGGAGTTCACCCCGCGCCGCATCGAAGCGCTGCGTCCCAGGGTCCAGGAGATCACCGACGAGTTGCTGGACAAGATGCTCGCCGCGCCCGACGGTCGCGCCGACCTGGTGGACTCGTTCTCCTTCCCGCTGCCCATGTCGGTCATCTGCGAACTGCTGGGCGTGCCCTTCCTGGACCAGGCGGAGGTGCGCCGCTGGGCCGACGCGGCGATCTCCTCCCAGGACCCGACGGAGCGCCGGGCCGCGGCCGCCGACGCCGCGCGGTTCATCGCCGCCCTGGTCGAGGAGAAGCGCACGCGTCCCGGTGAGGACCTGCTCAGCGCCCTGATCCGCACCGTCGACGAGGACGGTGACCGGCTCACGATGGACGAGCTGATGGGCACGGTGTTCCTGTTGATCGTGGCCGGGCACGAAACCACCACCAACCTCATCGGCAACGGTGTCTACGCGCTGCTGCGGCACCCGGAGCAACTGGCGGCACTGCGGGCGGACTTCTCGTTGCTCGACGGCGCCGTGGAAGAGATGCTGCGCTACGACGGAGCCGTGGAGAGCGCGACCTTCCGCTTCGCCACCGAGCCCTTCGAGATGGGCGGCCACCGCATCGCGGCCGGTGAGGCGGTGATGGTGGATCTCAACGCCGCCAACCGCGACGGGGCACGCTTCCCCGACCCGGACCGTTTCGACATCCGCCGGGCCACGGCCGGGCACGTCGCCTTCGGCCATGGCATCCACCACTGCCTGGGCGCCCCGCTGGCCCGTATGGAGGCACGGATCGCGATCCGTAGTCTCCTGGAGCGCTGTCCCCGGCTGGGGCTGGACGCGCAACCGCACCAGGTGATGTGGCGGCACGGCATCCTGGTCCGGGGCCCGCACCACCTGCCGATCCGCTGTACGACCTCCTGA
- a CDS encoding beta-ketoacyl synthase N-terminal-like domain-containing protein, which translates to MDPTQIRTLMEDQLRLSRRLRARISELEEERHAPVAVVGMGLRLPSGGDGVDLDSPEAYWDFLRGGRTALSGLPGERPGLRAVYDPTPGRPGRSYVGRAGFLSDIAHFDAEFFGISTREARLMDPQQRLLLETSWEALERAGIAVRRSDRLNVGVYLGMMASEYTERLEDRADTTRIDPYYTTGGGLCFGAGRIAFVMGFSGPVVSVDTACSSSLSALHLAVRGLRAGECRYALVCGSNLLLSANLMVSLCQSRALSPEGRSKSFLASADGYGRGEGVGALALMRLDDALRERRQVLAVVRGTAINHDGAASGLTAPNGGAQQEVIRAALDDARVGPEEVGWVEAHGTGTVLGDPIEIGALAGVLGEAVHERGVPLALGSVKSRLGHLEAASGIAAVIKTVLMLRHGEIPAARDEADGELNPHIPWDELAFRVPLRGGPWPAALPRRVAGVNSFGMSGTNAHVVLEGHVGAGADGTAAAVPSGSGVELLTVSARDERALAVLAARVRDRLRDTPAADLPSLCHTLRSGRVTFARRLAVVGATAAELAEALERAAGDAPRQPVTPADAVRSVTVRVTDDAERLAPALAALTTAFPGLADGTPDTTDDPTALLLRLLGRLGLRVSPDTGAPVAGGLASVHWDAPGEVARPLLGGGADDAPARFLEALASLFTAGADLRLEFLYGPSARLLGDLPTYPFQRRRYWVAEPVTGVRGEDADDVSAESRADLPEPHDRAAVREYLLAVLTDALQSPDPLDPTRSFLDSGGDSFTATVFVTQVEENFAVGLSPADLPLDLPLAELFGRLADDIAVSTGDPAQAVGA; encoded by the coding sequence ATGGACCCCACACAGATACGCACCCTGATGGAGGACCAGCTCAGGCTGTCGCGCCGACTGCGCGCCCGGATCAGCGAACTGGAGGAGGAGCGCCACGCGCCCGTCGCCGTGGTCGGCATGGGCCTGCGGCTGCCCTCCGGAGGTGACGGAGTCGACCTCGACTCGCCCGAGGCGTACTGGGACTTCCTGCGCGGCGGGAGAACCGCGCTGTCCGGGCTGCCCGGGGAGCGGCCGGGGTTGCGCGCCGTGTACGACCCGACGCCGGGCAGGCCGGGCCGCTCGTACGTCGGCCGGGCGGGGTTCCTCTCGGACATCGCCCACTTCGACGCCGAGTTCTTCGGCATCTCCACGCGCGAGGCCCGGCTCATGGACCCGCAGCAGCGGCTGCTGCTGGAGACCTCCTGGGAGGCGCTGGAACGCGCCGGCATCGCGGTGCGGCGCTCCGATCGCCTGAACGTGGGGGTGTACCTCGGGATGATGGCGTCCGAGTATACCGAGCGGCTGGAGGACCGCGCGGACACCACGCGCATCGACCCCTACTACACCACCGGCGGCGGGCTGTGTTTCGGGGCCGGACGGATCGCGTTCGTGATGGGATTCTCGGGGCCGGTCGTCAGCGTGGACACCGCCTGCTCCTCGTCGCTGTCCGCCCTGCACCTGGCGGTTCGCGGACTGCGCGCCGGCGAGTGCCGTTACGCGCTGGTGTGCGGCTCCAACCTGCTGCTGTCCGCCAACCTGATGGTGTCGCTGTGCCAGTCGCGGGCGCTGTCCCCCGAGGGCCGGTCCAAGTCCTTCCTCGCCTCCGCCGACGGCTACGGACGCGGCGAGGGCGTGGGTGCGCTGGCCCTCATGCGGCTGGACGACGCGCTGCGGGAGCGGCGGCAGGTGCTGGCGGTGGTACGCGGCACGGCCATCAACCACGATGGCGCCGCGTCCGGTTTGACCGCGCCCAACGGCGGTGCCCAGCAGGAGGTCATCCGGGCCGCGCTGGACGACGCCCGGGTCGGCCCGGAGGAGGTGGGCTGGGTCGAGGCCCACGGCACCGGAACCGTCCTGGGCGATCCGATCGAGATCGGGGCGCTGGCCGGGGTCCTGGGCGAGGCCGTGCACGAACGGGGGGTTCCGCTGGCTCTGGGCAGCGTCAAGTCCCGCCTGGGCCACCTGGAGGCCGCCTCCGGGATCGCCGCCGTCATCAAGACCGTCCTCATGCTGCGCCACGGGGAGATCCCGGCCGCGCGCGACGAGGCCGACGGCGAGCTGAACCCCCATATCCCCTGGGACGAACTGGCGTTCAGGGTGCCGCTGCGCGGCGGTCCTTGGCCTGCGGCCCTCCCCCGCAGGGTCGCGGGCGTCAATTCGTTCGGTATGAGCGGCACCAACGCGCATGTGGTGCTCGAAGGCCACGTCGGCGCCGGGGCCGACGGGACCGCGGCCGCCGTGCCATCGGGCAGCGGTGTCGAGCTGCTGACCGTATCGGCCAGGGACGAGCGGGCGCTGGCCGTCCTCGCCGCACGGGTACGGGACCGATTGCGGGACACACCGGCGGCGGACCTCCCCTCGCTGTGCCACACTCTGCGCTCCGGACGGGTCACGTTCGCCCGGCGGCTGGCGGTGGTCGGCGCGACCGCGGCCGAGCTCGCCGAGGCACTGGAGCGGGCGGCGGGGGACGCCCCCCGGCAGCCGGTGACACCGGCCGACGCCGTGCGATCGGTCACGGTACGCGTGACGGACGACGCCGAGCGTCTGGCTCCGGCACTCGCCGCGCTCACCACCGCCTTCCCCGGGCTGGCCGACGGCACCCCGGACACCACGGACGACCCGACCGCGCTGCTGCTCCGACTGCTCGGCCGACTCGGGCTGCGGGTCTCGCCGGACACCGGCGCGCCCGTGGCGGGCGGCCTGGCCTCGGTGCACTGGGACGCCCCAGGCGAGGTGGCGCGGCCGCTGCTGGGCGGCGGCGCGGACGATGCCCCCGCCCGGTTCCTGGAGGCGCTGGCCTCGCTCTTCACCGCGGGCGCCGACCTGCGCCTGGAGTTCCTGTACGGGCCGTCTGCGCGGTTGCTCGGCGACCTGCCCACCTACCCCTTCCAGCGCCGACGGTACTGGGTGGCCGAACCGGTGACGGGCGTACGGGGCGAGGACGCGGACGACGTCTCGGCGGAGTCCCGCGCGGACCTGCCGGAGCCGCACGACCGGGCGGCCGTACGGGAGTACCTACTGGCCGTGCTCACCGACGCCCTGCAGTCTCCAGATCCCCTGGACCCCACGCGGTCCTTCCTGGATTCCGGTGGGGACTCGTTCACGGCCACGGTGTTCGTCACCCAGGTCGAGGAGAACTTCGCGGTGGGCCTGTCGCCCGCGGACCTTCCGCTCGACCTGCCGCTCGCCGAGCTGTTCGGCAGACTCGCCGACGACATCGCCGTGTCCACGGGCGACCCAGCGCAGGCGGTCGGCGCATGA
- a CDS encoding AMP-binding protein, with translation MIADQMVAGRSPEVAVGPRPNVHPPRTAGQTLDGAFVAAALRRPGAVAVRDDHGLLTYQGADTQAGQLGSLLVRGGVQLGDPVIVHCDDHRQSLVAQLAVLKAGGVCVPLPPGTADSRLAAVAALTGASAVLCSRSTLDQWRHRSALALDDPRTSRLTAAHRVERALPRSTPHEAAHLLVSGTGRAVTGQLADHVAWHLALAGRTRATGPLVRHVFVSGPPGTPHALSALWWALACGGTLHTLPRPGAEVPPVTNTGAVVSSPEEYAESVAALRLRPRLVQLVGSAVAGELAARHFAALPDARLRAEFAPGGLFPWAVRDFTPQEAAEDERVIGRPAARVRVRVADREHRALPAWRTGELCAGGRALPFDTLHAPGRAAPPAGHPVLLRSGIPGRRRADGLLELVDPPGPDG, from the coding sequence GTGATCGCTGACCAGATGGTGGCCGGCCGTTCCCCTGAGGTCGCGGTCGGGCCCCGGCCGAACGTCCACCCGCCCCGGACCGCCGGCCAGACCCTCGACGGCGCCTTCGTGGCGGCCGCGCTGCGCCGCCCCGGTGCGGTCGCCGTGCGGGACGACCACGGCCTGCTCACCTACCAGGGGGCCGATACCCAGGCCGGGCAGCTCGGGTCGCTCCTGGTGCGCGGCGGGGTGCAGCTCGGCGATCCGGTGATCGTGCACTGCGACGACCATCGGCAGTCCCTGGTAGCGCAGTTGGCGGTCCTCAAGGCGGGGGGCGTATGCGTGCCCTTGCCACCGGGCACGGCCGACAGCCGCCTGGCGGCGGTGGCCGCGCTCACCGGCGCCTCGGCCGTCCTGTGCAGCCGGTCCACCCTCGACCAGTGGCGCCACCGCTCCGCGCTGGCGCTCGACGACCCCCGGACCTCACGGCTTACGGCCGCCCACCGCGTCGAGCGGGCCCTCCCCCGCTCCACGCCCCACGAGGCCGCCCACCTCCTGGTGTCCGGCACCGGCCGGGCGGTCACCGGACAGCTGGCGGATCATGTCGCTTGGCATCTGGCGCTTGCCGGGCGGACTCGTGCGACCGGTCCGCTGGTCCGCCATGTGTTCGTGAGCGGGCCTCCCGGCACGCCGCACGCGCTGTCGGCCCTGTGGTGGGCGCTCGCGTGCGGCGGCACGCTGCACACCCTGCCCCGTCCCGGTGCCGAGGTACCCCCCGTCACGAACACGGGCGCGGTGGTGTCGAGCCCCGAGGAGTACGCGGAGTCCGTGGCCGCGCTGCGGCTGCGCCCCCGGTTGGTGCAGCTCGTCGGGAGCGCGGTCGCCGGGGAGCTGGCCGCCCGGCACTTCGCGGCGCTCCCCGATGCGCGGTTGCGGGCGGAGTTCGCCCCCGGCGGCCTGTTTCCCTGGGCCGTACGGGACTTCACGCCCCAGGAGGCGGCGGAGGACGAGCGGGTGATCGGCCGTCCGGCGGCACGCGTACGCGTCCGGGTGGCGGACCGGGAGCACCGTGCGCTGCCCGCCTGGCGCACCGGTGAACTGTGCGCCGGGGGCCGGGCGCTGCCGTTCGACACCCTCCACGCCCCTGGCCGGGCGGCGCCGCCCGCCGGGCATCCGGTGCTGCTGCGTTCCGGGATCCCGGGTCGGCGGCGCGCGGACGGCCTGCTGGAGCTGGTCGACCCGCCCGGCCCGGACGGCTGA
- a CDS encoding alpha/beta fold hydrolase yields MPQHRTADINGLRLHLAEEGEGPLVVLLHGFPEFWYSWRHQLRPLAEAGFRVVAPDQRGYGDSDRPASPEAYSILHLVGDVVGLIHALGEERAYVVGHDWGSLVAWQTALLRPDVVRAVAGLSILPMPRGPVPPLLSTREQTGGRFYWNYFEQPGVAEAEFGKDLDRTFRRMLYGASGDRPEPPAPPLVPPGGGFLDLAADPETLPGWLTEEDIAAYVAAFGRSGFTGGLNWYRSLDRNWELTAAWQGARIEVPALYVVGDRDRAFPGEDRIVPALSAAAPHHHTPVVVPGAGHWVQQERPEAVTAALLGFLRSTA; encoded by the coding sequence ATGCCACAGCACCGCACAGCCGACATCAACGGTCTCAGGCTGCATCTGGCCGAGGAAGGAGAAGGCCCGCTCGTCGTCCTGCTGCACGGTTTTCCGGAGTTCTGGTACTCCTGGCGCCACCAGCTGCGGCCGCTGGCCGAGGCGGGGTTCCGGGTGGTCGCGCCCGACCAGCGGGGTTACGGCGACAGCGACCGCCCGGCGTCGCCGGAGGCGTACTCCATCCTGCACCTGGTCGGCGACGTGGTCGGGCTGATCCACGCGCTGGGCGAGGAACGGGCGTACGTGGTGGGACACGACTGGGGCTCGCTGGTCGCCTGGCAGACCGCGCTCCTGCGGCCGGACGTGGTGCGCGCGGTGGCGGGGCTGAGTATCCTGCCGATGCCCCGCGGCCCGGTGCCCCCGCTGCTGAGCACTCGCGAGCAGACTGGCGGCCGGTTCTACTGGAACTACTTCGAGCAACCCGGAGTGGCGGAGGCCGAGTTCGGCAAGGACCTGGACCGCACGTTCCGCCGCATGCTGTACGGCGCCTCCGGGGATCGCCCGGAGCCACCAGCCCCGCCGCTGGTGCCGCCGGGCGGCGGCTTCCTGGACCTCGCGGCCGACCCCGAGACCCTGCCCGGCTGGTTGACCGAGGAGGACATCGCCGCATATGTGGCCGCCTTCGGGCGCTCCGGCTTCACCGGCGGACTCAACTGGTACCGCAGCCTCGACCGCAACTGGGAGCTCACCGCCGCGTGGCAGGGCGCCCGCATCGAGGTCCCGGCGCTGTACGTCGTGGGCGACCGCGACCGGGCCTTCCCCGGCGAGGACCGGATCGTGCCCGCGCTCTCGGCCGCGGCCCCACACCACCACACCCCGGTGGTCGTCCCAGGGGCGGGTCACTGGGTCCAGCAGGAACGTCCGGAGGCCGTGACCGCCGCACTGCTCGGCTTCCTCCGCTCCACCGCCTGA
- a CDS encoding thioesterase II family protein, translating into MRPRRLDDAALRLAVFHHAGGSAAAYFPLARELPADWDALLIDLPGRGTRHATPPPWDVGSVVEGLAEDLLPWADAAPLALFGHSLGAVVAFETARSLEERGVPVTWAGVSGRVAPGGRVTVDRLDPRAPDEELARTLARLGGLPERLAEYPDIRRRFLRLIRADLTALDGYHPDDHRRPLAAPLTAFGGAADPLAPPAALAAWARETTGRFGLRTLGGGHFGLLAGGFKEFTHVLVDEVRAHVPAPRSVVPASVQSR; encoded by the coding sequence ATGCGACCCCGCCGACTGGACGACGCCGCTCTCCGGCTCGCGGTGTTCCACCACGCCGGCGGTTCGGCGGCCGCGTACTTCCCGCTGGCCCGGGAGCTCCCGGCGGACTGGGACGCCCTGCTCATCGACCTGCCGGGGCGGGGGACGCGGCATGCCACGCCGCCGCCCTGGGACGTGGGAAGCGTCGTCGAGGGGCTGGCAGAGGATCTGCTGCCGTGGGCCGACGCCGCGCCGCTCGCGCTCTTCGGCCACAGTCTGGGCGCGGTGGTGGCCTTCGAGACCGCCCGTTCCCTGGAAGAGCGGGGCGTCCCGGTCACCTGGGCCGGGGTGTCGGGGCGCGTGGCGCCGGGCGGGCGGGTGACAGTGGACCGGCTCGATCCCCGTGCCCCGGACGAGGAGCTGGCCCGCACCCTGGCCCGGTTGGGCGGTCTGCCGGAGCGGCTGGCGGAGTATCCCGACATCCGCCGCCGGTTCCTCCGTCTCATCCGCGCCGACCTGACGGCGCTCGACGGCTACCACCCGGATGACCACCGACGGCCGCTGGCCGCGCCACTGACCGCCTTCGGCGGGGCAGCCGATCCGCTCGCGCCACCCGCGGCGCTCGCCGCCTGGGCCCGGGAGACCACCGGCCGGTTCGGGCTGCGCACGCTGGGCGGCGGCCACTTCGGCCTGCTCGCCGGCGGATTCAAAGAGTTCACGCACGTGCTTGTCGACGAGGTCCGCGCGCACGTGCCTGCGCCACGGTCCGTCGTCCCGGCATCCGTCCAGAGCAGGTGA